One window of Kosakonia cowanii JCM 10956 = DSM 18146 genomic DNA carries:
- the gloB gene encoding hydroxyacylglutathione hydrolase, which yields MNLNSIPAFQDNYIWVLSEHDGRCLIVDPGEAAPVLRAIEEHKWQPEAILLTHHHNDHVGGVQALRDAFPDVVVYGPAETQHKGTTQVVAEGDTVTVLGQDFSVFATPGHTLGHICFFSFPYLFCGDTLFSGGCGRLFEGTATQMYQSFCKINALPDDTVICCAHEYTLGNMKFAVSVLPEDAEVQEYYKKVSELRAKNEKTLPVILKNERKINLFLRTEDADLIEVINQESLLQHPEERFAWLRAKKDAF from the coding sequence ATGAATCTTAACAGTATTCCCGCGTTTCAGGACAACTACATCTGGGTGTTGAGCGAGCATGACGGGCGCTGCCTGATTGTCGATCCGGGCGAAGCCGCCCCGGTGCTGCGTGCCATTGAAGAGCACAAGTGGCAACCCGAAGCTATTCTACTGACGCATCACCATAACGATCATGTCGGCGGTGTGCAGGCACTGCGCGACGCTTTCCCTGATGTAGTGGTTTATGGGCCAGCAGAGACACAACATAAGGGCACCACTCAGGTTGTGGCCGAAGGCGATACGGTCACCGTTTTAGGCCAGGATTTCTCGGTCTTCGCCACCCCAGGGCACACTTTAGGACATATCTGTTTCTTCAGTTTTCCTTACCTTTTTTGCGGCGATACGCTCTTCTCTGGCGGCTGTGGAAGATTATTTGAAGGGACGGCAACGCAGATGTATCAATCCTTCTGTAAAATTAACGCCCTTCCCGATGACACGGTGATTTGTTGCGCACATGAATACACTTTAGGGAATATGAAGTTTGCTGTCAGCGTGCTGCCTGAAGATGCAGAGGTTCAGGAATACTATAAGAAAGTGAGTGAGTTACGTGCTAAAAACGAAAAGACACTCCCTGTAATTCTGAAAAATGAGCGGAAAATAAATTTATTTTTACGCACGGAAGATGCTGATTTAATTGAAGTAATAAATCAAGAAAGCCTATTGCAACATCCAGAGGAGCGTTTCGCCTGGTTACGGGCAAAGAAAGATGCTTTCTGA
- a CDS encoding class I SAM-dependent methyltransferase has product MKPARTPRKFVAPVNWGALPKGVYYRQALEEELKPWLVKMYGFHLLKIGNLSAEINLESCAISHQVNVSLAGEPAQVRADPLYLPFAEKSVDACLLAHTLPWCPDPHRLLQEVDRVLIDDGWLVMSGFNPISLLGACKAVPFARRSPAVKSRMFTLTRQFDWLALLNFEVLHYSRFRVLPWTKQGGKLLSAHLPALGCMQLIVARKRTIPLTINPLKQSRSRARVPQAVGATRQS; this is encoded by the coding sequence ATGAAGCCGGCAAGGACTCCCCGAAAATTCGTCGCGCCCGTAAACTGGGGCGCGCTCCCAAAAGGTGTTTATTACCGTCAGGCGCTGGAGGAGGAGCTCAAGCCGTGGCTGGTGAAAATGTATGGTTTTCACCTGCTTAAGATTGGCAACCTCAGCGCGGAAATCAACCTTGAAAGCTGCGCGATCTCCCACCAGGTCAATGTCTCGCTGGCAGGCGAACCGGCGCAGGTGCGCGCGGATCCGCTCTATTTGCCGTTTGCAGAAAAGTCCGTCGATGCCTGCCTGCTGGCCCATACCCTGCCCTGGTGCCCCGATCCTCACCGGCTGCTGCAGGAGGTCGATCGTGTGCTGATTGACGATGGCTGGCTGGTGATGAGCGGGTTTAACCCCATCAGCCTGTTAGGCGCCTGCAAAGCGGTGCCGTTTGCGCGCCGCTCGCCGGCGGTCAAAAGCCGAATGTTCACCCTCACGCGCCAGTTTGACTGGCTCGCGCTGCTCAATTTTGAAGTGCTTCATTATAGCCGCTTTCGCGTGTTGCCCTGGACGAAGCAGGGCGGAAAGCTGCTGAGCGCGCATCTGCCGGCGTTGGGCTGTATGCAGCTGATCGTGGCCCGTAAACGCACCATTCCGCTGACCATCAACCCGTTAAAGCAGAGCCGCTCACGGGCGCGCGTGCCGCAGGCCGTTGGCGCGACACGGCAATCTTAA
- the rnhA gene encoding ribonuclease HI, translating to MVSVSRTICRVIAVLIAAIYVRLVVFNSGSLPEMLKQVEIFTDGSCLGNPGPGGYGAILRYRGHERTFSEGYRLTTNNRMELMAAIVSLEALKEHCEVVLSTDSQYVRQGITQWIHNWKKRGWKTADKKPVKNVDLWKRLDAALSQHQIRWEWVKGHAGHPENERCDELARAAAMNPTQEDVGYQPETLA from the coding sequence GTGGTTTCGGTATCGAGGACGATCTGTCGTGTAATTGCAGTGCTCATAGCGGCCATTTATGTCAGACTTGTCGTTTTCAACTCAGGAAGTCTACCAGAGATGCTCAAACAGGTAGAAATTTTCACCGACGGATCGTGCCTCGGCAATCCGGGACCGGGTGGATATGGTGCCATTTTACGTTATCGCGGACATGAGCGGACCTTCAGCGAAGGTTACCGTTTAACCACCAACAATCGCATGGAGCTAATGGCGGCGATTGTCTCCCTTGAAGCGCTGAAAGAGCACTGCGAAGTGGTGCTCAGCACCGACAGCCAGTATGTGCGCCAGGGCATTACCCAGTGGATCCACAACTGGAAAAAACGCGGCTGGAAAACGGCGGATAAGAAGCCGGTTAAAAATGTCGACCTGTGGAAGCGGCTCGATGCAGCGCTCAGCCAGCATCAAATCCGCTGGGAGTGGGTGAAAGGCCACGCCGGGCATCCGGAAAACGAACGCTGCGATGAGCTGGCGCGCGCGGCGGCGATGAATCCCACCCAGGAAGATGTCGGTTACCAGCCGGAAACGCTGGCTTAA